Proteins from one Mugil cephalus isolate CIBA_MC_2020 chromosome 15, CIBA_Mcephalus_1.1, whole genome shotgun sequence genomic window:
- the nsd1b gene encoding histone-lysine N-methyltransferase, H3 lysine-36 specific isoform X2, whose translation MSGPYPGPGRETYQSGCPLTPGRDLSAHSCPSRRHDHRSGLTMSAATSSLKHASVYGFAQRDHSTTSSSSSSSSSSYSPLRRLQHLTTMVSQPDLVLPLREPERSWEWGTHKKERGKATRDSWADCTGRDYSGSQTTSREENFANSLARQKQPQVQTGSRDPPAASSRDSVASEKKAEGGLSSPPSPAFSLDSNSPFANGLLHFESSLFEDDNNDEEQRIASPTGGVQEKHERPGGFHQSTAADSNLDSKGATASSAKVVTRSQSSGQRRRYWDGSEDEWESDTELFLFEDCPSRHPVQNNFKKKSLPPVKFVEGEVVWAKFNRRPWWPCEVIVDPVHGVYHRVKEPSDRPCRLYYVKTFGEPVELVWVEEKSTQTFHGGFEFEQLLLLRRRGKQREQSHKYTIAKRFQDSWKSSVAEAESVLPERPKMASTISSSIDDAFQDSSTLEREDKAHPTFPLSSSPTCCLPETTHITNGSISSPVTSLQVTSPTNPSTLKKSSSKKKQSKSSKDTSSKHYSKKALSNSPDQSDRDNGECPYSDLDSVPKILCPKALERQHKLVPTQLSVTVVKEVKKQPEIQTGLWFSKSGKDRRPKTTSPMPDRTLFGKVPCKKKNSSVVSKKTLVPCATSYSSGGASDQSGLSDKNKPLETNLTPEQSGQLKCKNTPAANNIFDTTDSPNDQMSLVSFSSETSKSRQIVDDSADTFTGQVASPDVKKPLETNINVSLSDQSGFLESVKCVSRIEHSEKKSTRNVQITDNVSDQGKESIPTSLSSLQTKTAKSSTGIEKQTSLVSKCRVPFVKLVRKDMKDKRFLNSSICPTDKGVTKKEKITDNNVTKISSKQSHWMEDKAADSSESIRFSVKKLKASSGSGLLHLSTESSQGSETVTSNMSADELCSTEAERIPVSNVSPSNVTYPTSNQSDKTEGEEASPSVKSKSFDQVDSSEPLLTSTTHSSSVLPPHQHESSECSSALAPEGPSPEISKKAVHKSKQVRDEVLHEQPAHLPASNRLMTRALKAMHEKREKAQKKTKHKQLLTPFRKAEDLVWKPEAKQDSCTKIKSLKSRNNDNGECNQDAFSSCSTSPLIFSDSNDFDVKSEDEDLSISSTPPMDFIPLTSRVKAKKEDHSSDISSVSSPPSPFSFMNAFKNVDEVSFQSVTNESGKPISFKPDTNYKFSTFLMMLKDLHDTRERDGAPLELDIGPPSAHVKEEPLVMPGEATPMGQDQRNTYGLSTSNTSPDKSVVTHTEVGVHQISKRSYNRRSNSTGGKKKPNRKVPCRPGRSGPGFPGLESPSRTTSLMAVDSSSRVDFPSRVLGWERQVGGGEGLIGADKEERWHRVKENLQIMVPLEQNKCNATLCRKQSNDLFAHCPKSLTHNTGGGDMAPTVSVSAHKRIRKPSKRLIEWTEEYDQIFSTRKKTKKPLQSIGKAAQPITSMAEPSGSDRNALDHPSFSLLPEIQTPPPEEIATTTSTTTTTTPSELQIPSTENTTSQDAPVLSIDTLTPPPEAEPSPTEGLIKDDGHLSWSLKPDETRSHDSKARNFLVKSLKRSGPMLEKKRKRKPTQKLLEYCLEAEVVTGPKKKVKTLKNNPAPQSDSTAPPVKSKSKPPAASTSTSTPTPETSSSTPSIQTKPSSPEPPAPAPAPAPAPPKPSPVEAAPADLDPPPQPDDSTAQEVKKDESEGEASSLDHSFSSMKDDLLLCDDALLPTRKIIGDRGGPASMKENICQVCEKTGELLLCEGQCCGAFHLACISLAEAPKGKFICPECKSGVHTCFVCKKRSEDVRRCMIPVCGKFYHGECIANFAPTAPVNRGFRCSIHVCLTCFIANPNSSTISKGRLVRCVRCPVAYHATDLCMAAGTVVLSNNSIVCPNHFTPRRGVKNHEHVNVSWCFVCTEGGSLLCCESCPAAFHRECLNIEMPKGSWYCNDCKAGKKPRYKDILWVKVGRYRWWPAEVSHPKTIPENIQRMRHDVGEFPVHFFGSNDYLWTYQARVFPYMDVDANSKEKMGKGVDATYRKALEEAAVRFRELQAEKELRQLQEDRKNDRKPPPYKHIKVNRPIGKVQIFTADLSEIPRCNCKATDESPCGMDSECINRMLLYECHPQVCPAGDRCLNQAFTKRQYSQVEIFRTLSRGWGLRCVHDIKKGHFVSEYVGEVIDEEECRSRIRHAQENDICNFYMLTLDKDRIIDAGPKGNEARFMNHCCQPNCETQKWTVSGDTRVGLFALVDISAGTELTFNYNLECLGNGKTVCKCGAPNCSGFLGVRPKNNPPKEDDKGRKLKRRGHGKKKKKVVLTKEREDECFSCGDGGQMVSCKRPGCPKVYHADCLNLTKRPAGRWECPWHQCDVCGKEAASFCEMCPSSYCAQHRDGLLFISKLDGKLSCSEHDPCGPDPLEPGEIREYSGLGMAVIPPADKNTNSGVTPAPRRVQEGGSSVGGSSVGGSSVGGGAGGGRASESFPAFSIPVPITIPVTAPASSPPHSCSDALSSPHVFDLPHYSPISSYEEERDVLDEDEEELLAEEEEEGELVEEGDEGRQKSQEEDEEAELEEVGLEYLEEEEEEEEDDDGDDEEDDDDDEEEEEEEEEEEEEEEE comes from the exons ATGAGTGGGCCTTATCCAGGCCCTGGCAGGGAGACTTATCAGTCCGGCTGCCCTTTGACCCCTGGCCGTGACCTCTCCGCCCACTCCTGCCCCTCCAGGCGGCATGATCACAGGTCCGGCCTGACCATGTCTGCAGCCACCTCCTCCCTGAAGCATGCATCTGTCTATGGGTTCGCACAGAGGGACCACTCCACcacttcctcctcgtcctcctcctcctcttcttcctacAGCCCTCTCAGGAGGCTGCAGCATCTCACCACCATGGTCAGCCAGCCGGACCTGGTCCTGCCACTGAGGGAGCCAGAGAGGAGCTGGGAGTGGGGGACACATaagaaggagagggggaaggCGACGAGGGATTCCTGGGCCGACTGCACTGGCAGGGATTATTCTGGCAGCCAGACGACAAGCAGAGAGGAGAACTTTGCAAACTCTCTTGCGAGACAGAAACAACCCCAAGTCCAAACTGGAAGTAGAGACCCACCTGCAGCGAGTAGTCGTGATTCGGTTGCTTCCGAGAAAAAGGCAGAAGGTGGATTGTCAAGCCCGCCGAGCCCGGCCTTCTCTCTTGATAGCAACAGCCCCTTTGCCAACGGTTTGCTCCACTTCGAGTCCTCTTTGTTTGAGGATGACAACAACGACGAAGAGCAAAGGATCGCGTCGCCAACCGGAGGCGTGCAGGAAAAGCACGAGAGGCCGGGCGGTTTCCATCAGTCCACCGCGGCGGACTCGAATCTTGACTCCAAGGGTGCTACGGCGTCGTCGGCCAAGGTCGTCACCCGCTCCCAGTCCTCGGGTCAGCGGAGGAGATACTGGGACGGCTCGGAGGACGAGTGGGAAAGCGACACCGAGCTCTTTCTGTTTGAGGATTGTCCCTCAAGGCATCCAGTG CAGAATAACTTCAAGAAAAAGTCTTTGCCACCTGTGAAGTTTGTAGAGGGGGAAGTTGTTTGGGCAAAGTTCAACCGAAGACCATGGTGGCCCTGTGAGGTGATTGTTGACCCGGTACATGGAGTCTATCACAGAGTGAAAG AGCCCAGTGACCGGCCGTGTCGGCTCTATTATGTCAAGACCTTTGGGGAACCTGTGGAGCTGGTCTGGGTGGAGGAAAAATCAACTCAAACTTTTCACGGAGGCTTTGAATTTGAACAGCTCCTCCTACTGCGCCGGAGGGGGAAGCAAAGGGAGCAGAGCCACAAATACACT ATTGCGAAGCGTTTTCAGGACTCCTGGAAATCTAGTGTCGCAGAAGCAGAATCTGTTCTCCCAGAGAGACCAAAAATGGCTTCCACCATTTCTTCGTCCATAGATGATGCCTTCCAGGACAGCTCCACACTGGAGAGGGAAGACAAGGCCCATCCAACATTTCCTCTTTCCAGTTCCCCGACCTGTTGCCTTCCGGAAACAACGCACATAACTAATGGATCCATTTCATCTCCAGTAACCTCACTCCAAGTGACATCTCCGACAAATCCAAGCACTTTAAAGAAATCTTCCAGCAAGAAGAAACAGAGTAAATCATCAAAAGACACGAGTAGTAAACACTACTCTAAAAAGGCACTCAGTAACAGCCCTGACCAATCAGACAGAGACAATGGAGAGTGCCCATACTCCGACCTTGACTCTGTCCCTAAGATATTGTGTCCTAAAGCACTTGAACGTCAGCATAAGTTAGTTCCAACTCAGCTCTCTGTTACAGTTGTGAAAGAGGTGAAGAAGCAGCCTGAGATTCAGACTGGTCTTTGGTTTAGCAAATCAGGCAAAGACAGACGACCAAAAACAACCAGCCCAATGCCGGACCGCACTCTCTTTGGTAAGGTGCCCTGCAAGAAGAAGAACTCATCCGTTGTTAGTAAAAAGACGCTGGTTCCTTGTGCCACCTCCTATTCCAGCGGTGGGGCTAGTGACCAATCAGGGTTATCGGACAAAAATAAGCCTCTTGAAACCAATCTAACACCTGAACAATCAGGACAGTTGAAGTGTAAAAACACCCCGGCTGctaataatatttttgatacCACTGACAGTCCTAATGACCAGATGTCCTTGGTTTCCTTTAGCAGTGAAACCTCAAAGAGTAGGCAGATAGTTGATGATTCAGCAGACACTTTTACTGGCCAGGTAGCTAGTCCAGATGTTAAAAAACCTTTAGAGACCAATATAAATGTCAGTTTAAGTGACCAGTCCGGGTTTTTAGAAAGCGTGAAGTGTGTTAGTCGAATTGAACACTCTGAGAAAAAGTCCACTagaaatgttcaaataactgaCAATGTTTCGGACCAAGGCAAGGAAAGCATCCCGACTTCACTGTCCAGTTTACAAACGAAAACAGCCAAGTCATCGACAGGGATAGAAAAGCAAACGAGTTTGGTCTCTAAGTGTAGGGTTCCCTTTGTGAAATTAGTACGCAAGGACATGAAGGACAAAAGGTTCCTAAACTCCAGTATTTGTCCCACTGACAAAGGAgtcacaaagaaagagaaaataacagaTAATAATGTGACTAAAATATCCTCCAAACAATCACACTGGATGGAAGACAAAGCAGCAGACAGTTCAGAATCCATAAGGTTCTCCGTTAAGAAGTTAAAAGCGAGCAGTGGTTCTGGTTTGCTTCATCTCTCAACAGAGTCATCACAGGGGAGTGAAACTGTCACCTCCAATATGTCCGCTGATGAGCTGTGTAGCACAGAAGCCGAAAGGATACCAGTTTCAAATGTAAGCCCAAGCAATGTAACGTACCCAACCTCTAACCAGTCAGACAAGACAGAAGGTGAGGAGGCTTCTCCTTCTGTAAAGAGCAAGTCCTTTGACCAGGTGGACAGTTCAGAGCCACTCCTCACAAGTACAACTCATAGTTCTTCTGTTCTGCCTCCTCACCAGCATGAGAGCTCAGAATGTAGCAGTGCTCTTGCGCCCGAAGGCCCGTCACCTGAGATATCAAAGAAGGCTGTTCACAAATCCAAGCAGGTTCGAGATGAAGTCCTACATGAGCAGCCTGCGCACCTTCCTGCCAGCAATCGGCTGATGACTAGAGCGCTGAAGGCCATGCATGAGAAACGTGAAAAAGCCCAAAAGAAGACTAAACATAAACAACTCTTGACTCCTTTCAGAAAAGCTGAGGACCTTGTGTGGAAGCCTGAAGCTAAGCAGGACTCATGCACTAAGATAAAATCTTTGAAATCCCGTAATAATGACAATGGTGAGTGCAATCAGGATGCTTTTTCTAGCTGTAGTACATCCCctttgatattttctgattcaaaTGACTTTGATGTCAAGAGTGAAGATGAAGACCTCTCAATATCTTCTACTCCGCCAATGGACTTCATACCCCTCACCTCTAGAGTAAAGGCAAAGAAGGAGGATCATTCCTCTGACATAAGCTCCGTGTCTTCACCGCCCTCACCATTTTCTTTTATGAATGCGTTTAAAAATGTAGATGAGGTCTCCTTTCAGTCAGTGACAAATGAGAGCGGTAAACCCATCTCCTTCAAGCCAGACACAAACTACAAGTTCAGCACGTTTCTCATGATGCTGAAGGACTTGCACGACACTAGAGAGCGAGACGGGGCGCCCTTAGAACTGGATATTGGGCCTCCGAGTGCACATGTCAAGGAGGAGCCCTTAGTGATGCCAGGGGAAGCTACGCCCATGGGTCAAGATCAAAGAAACACATATGGTCTGAGCACTTCAAATACAAGTCCAGATAAATCTGtagtcacacacactgaagtcGGCGTCCACCAGATATCCAAGAGATCCTATAACAGAAGGAGCAACTCCACCGGGGGTAAAAAGAAACCCAACCGCAAAGTGCCTTGTCGTCCTGGCAGGTCTGGACCTGGCTTCCCAGGACTGGAGTCCCCGTCACGAACGACATCCTTGATGGCTGTGGACTCCTCGTCACGAGTGGATTTCCCTTCGAGAGTATTGGGTTGGGAGAGGCAGGTTGGAGGTGGGGAAGGGCTGATTGGCGCAGACAAGGAGGAGAGATGGCATCGGGTAAAAGAGAATCTACAGATCATGGTGCCTTTGGAGCAGAACAAGTGTAACGCTACGCTTTGTCGGAAACAGTCGAACGACCTTTTTGCACACTGCCCTAAAAGTTTGACGCACAACACTGGAGGAGGTGACATGGCTCCAACAG TGTCCGTGTCAGCACATAAACGAATAAGAAAACCAAGCAAGAGGCTGATTGAATGGACAGAAGAATACGACCAGATTTTCTCCACAAGGAAGAAAACCAAAAAGCCTCTCCAGTCGATTGGAAAG gCCGCCCAGCCCATTACCTCCATGGCTGAACCCTCGGGGTCAGACAGAAACGCACTCGACCACCCATCCTTCAGCTTACTTCCTGAAATACAGACGCCGCCTCCTGAGGAAATCGCTACGACGACgtcgacgacgacgacgacgacgccCTCTGAACTACAAATCCCCAgcactgaaaacacaacttcCCAGGATGCACCGGTGCTTTCCATCGACACGTTGACCCCTCCTCCTGAAGCCGAACCTTCGCCGACAGAGGGCCTCATCAAAGACGACG gcCATCTGAGTTGGAGTTTAAAACCAGACGAGACAAGATCACATGACTCAAAAGCTCGTAACTTTTTGGTCAAATCTCTGAAAA GAAGTGGTCCCATGCTGGAGAAGAAGCGGAAGAGGAAACCGACCCAGAAGCTCCTGGAGTACTGCCTGGAGGCCGAGGTCGTGACGGGACCCAAGAAGAAG GTCAAAACACTGAAGAACAATCCTGCTCCTCAGTCCG ATTCAACAGCACCACCTGTAAAATCAAAGAGTAAACCACCTgcagcctccacctccacctctacgCCGACCCCAGAGACTTCCTCCTCTACACCCTCCATTCAGACCAAACCCAGCTCCCCTGAACCCCCCgctccagcaccagcaccagcaccagctccACCCAAACCCAGTCCGGTGGAGGCAGCGCCAGCCGACCTTGATCCTCCCCCTCAGCCAGACGACAGCACGGCTCAGGAGGTCAAAAAGGACGAGTCAGAA GGCGAAGCGTCCAGCCTGGACCACAGTTTCTCCTCCATGAAGGACGACTTGTTGCTGTGCGATGACGCTCTTTTACCAACGAGGAAGATCATAGGCGACCGAGGAGGGCCGGCCTCCATGAAGGAGAACATTTGTCAG GTGTGTGAGAAGACGGGGGAGCTGCTGCTTTGCGAGGGTCAGTGTTGTGGAGCTTTCCACCTCGCCTGCATCTCTCTGGCCGAGGCCCCGAAAGGGAAGTTCATCTGTCCTGAATGCAAATCCG gcGTCCACACCTGCTTCGTGTGTAAGAAGCGCAGTGAAGACGTGCGACGCTGCATGATTCCCGTGTGCGGGAAGTTTTACCACGGGGAGTGCATCGCCAACTTCGCCCCGACCGCCCCCGTGAACCGCGGCTTCCGCTGCTCGATCCACGTCTGCCTCACCTGCTTCATCGCCAACCCCAACAGCTCCACCATCTCCAAGG gtCGTCTGGTCCGATGCGTGCGCTGCCCGGTGGCCTATCATGCTACAGACCTGTGCATGGCAGCCGGCACCGTCGTGCTCTCCAACAACAGCATCGTCTGCCCGAACCACTTCACCCCACGCCGCGGCGTCAAGAACCACGAACACGTCAACGTCAGCTGGTGCTTCGTCTGCACCGAAG GGGGcagtctgctctgctgtgaGTCCTGCCCTGCTGCGTTTCACCGGGAGTGTCTGAACATCGAGATGCCTAAAGGCAGCTGGTACTGCAACGACTGCAAGGCCGGGAAGAAGCCTCGCTACAAGGATATCCTCTGGGTGAAGGTTGGACGTTACAG GTGGTGGCCTGCAGAGGTCAGCCATCCCAAAACCATCCCTGAGAACATCCAGCGGATGCGGCACGATGTCGGGGAGTTTCCCGTTCACTTCTTCGGCTCCAACGACTACCTGTGGACCTACCAGGCCCGGGTCTTCCCGTACATGGACGTGGACgcaaacagcaaagaaaaaatggGCAAAGGTGTCGATGCGACCTACAGGAAAG CTTTGGAGGAGGCGGCCGTGCGATTTCGCGAGCTGCAGGCGGAGAAGGAGCTTCGGCAGCTTCAAGAGGACAGGAAGAACGACAGGAAGCCGCCGCCGTACAAACACATAAAG GTGAATCGACCAATAGGAAAGGTTCAGATCTTTACCGCTGACCTATCGGAGATCCCCCGCTGTAACTGCAAGGCGACGGATGAGAGTCCGTGTGGAATGGACTCTGAGTGCATCAACCGCATGCTGCTGTACGAATGCCACCCACAG GTTTGCCCGGCGGGGGACCGCTGCCTCAACCAGGCCTTCACCAAGCGTCAGTACAGCCAGGTGGAGATCTTCAGGACGTTGTCCCGAGGCTGGGGCCTCCGCTGTGTCCACGACATCAAGAAG ggtCACTTTGTGAGCGAGTACGTCGGGGAGGTGATCGACGAGGAGGAGTGCAGGTCGAGGATCAGACACGCTCAGGAGAACGACATCTGCAACTTCTACATGTTAACTCTGGACAAG GACCGGATCATCGACGCTGGGCCGAAGGGGAACGAGGCTCGCTTCATGAACCACTGCTGTCAGCCGAACTGCGAGACGCAGAAGTGGACGGTGAGCGGAGACACCCGGGTGGGACTGTTCGCTCTCGTCGACATCAGTGCAG GCACAGAGCTCACCTTCAACTACAACCTGGAGTGTTTGGGGAACGGGAAGACGGTTTGTAAATGTGGAGCACCAAACTGCAGCGGCTTCTTGGGCGTCAGGCCAAAG AACAACCCTCCAAAGGAGGACGACAAAGGCCGTAAGCTGAAGAGAAGGGGCCacggcaagaagaagaagaaggtggtgtTGACCAAAGAAAGAGAGGACGAGTGTTTCAGCTGCGGAGACGGAGGACAGATGGTTTCCTGTAAGAGACCTGGATGTCCCAAAGTTTACCACGCAGACTGCCTCAACCTCACCAAGAGGCCTGCAG